A stretch of candidate division WOR-3 bacterium DNA encodes these proteins:
- a CDS encoding HEPN domain-containing protein — protein MKPETRKLLVKAGRALRAAGLLLRDGAPDFAAGRAYYAMFYAAEAALAERDQQFRKHSGVHAAFGEYLAKPGLLDPKLHRWLLNAFDKRILGDYSYEMDVDEAAAGDMIDQAREFVSAVETFLGSD, from the coding sequence GTGAAACCGGAGACGAGGAAGCTGCTTGTGAAGGCAGGACGCGCCCTGCGGGCGGCCGGGTTGTTGCTGCGCGACGGCGCGCCGGACTTTGCCGCCGGCCGCGCCTACTATGCCATGTTCTACGCCGCCGAGGCGGCTCTGGCCGAGAGGGACCAGCAGTTTCGCAAGCACTCGGGCGTTCACGCGGCCTTCGGTGAGTATCTGGCGAAACCTGGTTTGCTCGACCCGAAGCTCCACCGTTGGCTGCTGAACGCATTCGACAAGCGGATTCTCGGCGACTACAGCTACGAGATGGACGTCGACGAGGCCGCGGCCGGAGACATGATAGACCAGGCCCGCGAGTTCGTATCGGCAGTCGAGACTTTCCTCGGGTCTGACTGA